The Phytoactinopolyspora mesophila nucleotide sequence CGGCTCGACGCCGCCGACCTCGTGCCCTGGGCGCACTGGATCACTCCGCGGTTCCAGCCGCGGCGCTTCGACACCTGGTTCTTTCTCGCCCGCGTGCCCGCTGAACAACAACCGCAGGATGTCTCCGGCGAAGCCACGGCGGTTGCCTGGGTCGCCGCCCGCACCGCGATCGACAAGGCGGCGACCGACGAGTGGACCATGCTGCCACCCACGCGGGCCATTTTCGAAGAGCTGTCGGCTTTCGCCTCGGTCGATGACCTGCCGACGGACGAACGAGCCATCGAGGCAATCACACCCGGCTGGCTCGACCTCGGCGATTCCGTGATCGCCTTGCTACCGGACGACCCCCGTTATCCCGGTGACGACCCCGGGGAAAGCGAGCGACCGTGAGCACCGCTGACCGAGCGCTCCTGCCGGATTGGTGCCAGCTGGTGCAGGCGGCCAACCCAGGTCCCATGACACTCGACGGCACCAACACCTACGTCCTGACCACCGAAGCGGGCAATGTGGTCGTCGACCCGGGCCCGCTGATCGAGGACCACCTGTGCGCGGTGAGCGGACTCGGACCCGTCCTGTTCACGCTGCTCACCCACCACCATCTCGACCACACCGAAGGCGCGGCCTGGTTCCACGAAATCACCGGCGCGCCCGTGCTGGCTCAGGACCCGCGGCTTTGCATCGATGCTCACCCGCTGACCGAAGACGGCGGCGTGCTGGAGGCACCCGGGCTCGAACTACGGGTGCTGCACACTCCTGGGCACACGGCCGACTCGATCTGCGTGGAGGTGCGGCGCGAGCAGTGGCGAGGTCTACTCAGCGGTGACACCGTGCTCGGCCGGGGCACCACAGTGGTTGCGCATCCCGACGGGCAGCTCGGCGCCTATCTCGCCTCTCTCGAAAAGCTGCGCACCCGCTTGGACGACAGCTACCTGCTGCTTCCAGCACACGGTCCAGTTCGTACCAACGCGGCGGCCGTCGTCGGCGAGTACATCGCCCACCGGCAGGCCCGCCTCGACGAGGTGCGGGCAGCACTCGCTGCCGGAGCAGCCTCGGCACGCGACGTCGTCGAGATCGTCTACACCGACATCGACCGCTCGCTCCTGCCCGCCGCCGAGCGCACCGTCGCCGCCGCCCTCGACTACCTCACCGGGACCGAAGACTGATGTGAAGGCGTGGTGTCATCGCCGGCCCAGTCTGCTGGGCGAGGAGAGGTTCCATGTGCCGGAGCACCTAGTTTTTGCGTTTGCCGGCGAAGATCAAGAAAAGCGCTCCGAGACTCGCGGCGATGACCGACGCGGCCAGCACACCGACCTTGGCCTCGTCGGCGATCGCCGCACCGGGGCCGAAAGCGAGTCCGGTGATGAACAACGAGACCGTGAACCCGATGCCGGCCACCATGGCCAGGCCCAGCATGGTCAGCCACGAAACCCCGGTGGGCAGCCGCCCCCAGCCCAGCCGCACCACGATCCAGGCGGTCAGCGAAACGCCGAGGGTCTTCCCCAGCACCAATCCGGCCACCACCCCTACCGTGACCGACGACGTCACCGCCTCTCCGAGCACCCCGCCCCGGAGGTCAATACCAGCATTGGCCAGCGCGAAGATCGGCAGCACGACATAACTGCTCCACGGATGCAAGGCACGCTCGAGCCGCTCGGCCATCGACACCGACTCGCCAAGCAAGAAACGGTAACGTCGCAGCTCTTCCGGACCGAGCCGGTCAGGCACCGATTCCCGGGCATACGCCCTGGCCTGTTCCTGGTCGAGAAGTGGTTCGGCCGGGGTGAGCAGGCCCAGCACGACACCGGCGATGGTCGCGTGCACACCGGACTGGAATGTGGCCACCCAGACGAACAGGCCGAGCAGAATGTAGACATACAAAGACCACACCCGGACCCTGCGCAAGGCGATTACGGCCAACAGCCCCAGCAAGGCGAGTCCGAGCCAGGGCAACGAGAGCTCGTCGGTGTAGAAGAGCGCGATGACACTGATGGCCCCGATGTCGTCGACGATGGCCAGTGTCAGCAAGAAGACCCGCGCCGACGATGGGATCCGCCGCCCCAGCACCGCCAGCACACCAAGTGCGAAGGCGATGTCGGTCGCCATGGGAATGCCCCACCCGTGTGCACCCGCACCACCGAAGTTGAACGCCGTGTAGATGGCCGCGGGCACCGCCATGCCACCGAATGCGGCCACGATCGGCACCGCGGCCGAACGCGGATCACGCAGCTCACCACAGGTGAGCTCGTACTTGATCTCGAGGCCGACGACGAAGAAGAACAGCGCCATCAAGGCGTCGTTCACCCAATGCCGCAGGTCCTCTGATAACTCGAAGGTGCCGAGGCGCAGCGTGAACTCGGTGGTCCAGAGTTGTTCGTATGCCTCCGACCACGCCGAGTTGGCCCAGACCAGCGCGGTCACCGCGGCGATCAGCAGGAGGATACCGCCCGCGGCTTCAACACGGAGGAAAGCCGCCACCGGCCGGCCGACGAGCCGGGCCAGCGTGCGGTCACTGGCCATCCAGACCGGCCCGGACCGCCAGATGCCGGCCTCTTCAGCTCGCCGGCGCTCGGAGCCTGCGGCGCTCCAACGCTGCCGGTGCTCGTTCACAACCCCTCGCCCTGGGGCGGGACCTCAGCGCGCCCGGCGCCGGATACGTTCGACGTCGAGCAGCACGACCGAACGCTGCTCGAGGCGGAGCCAGCCACGTCCGACGAAGTCGGCCAAGGCTTTGTTCACCGTCTCGCGAGACGCGCCGACCAGCTGGGCAAGCTCTTCCTGGGTGAGATCGTGAACCACCCGGACACCTTCGTCCGACGGCACACCGAACCGGGTGGACAGATCGAGCAGTTGTTTGGCCACCCTGCCCGGAACGTCGGAGAATACGAGGTCAGCCAATGTGTCGTTGGACCGCCGCAACCGCGAGGCGAGCTGCAGCAGCAGTCCTCGGGCGACCTCAGGGCGCCCACTGAGCAGCGGAATGAGGTCGGCATGGCCGAGCCCCAGCAGTGACGTCTCGGTGACCGCCGTAGCCGTAGCCGAGCGCGGCCCGGGATCGAATAGCGACAGTTCTCCGAACATCTGGCCTGGTCCGAGCAGAGCCAGGAGGTTCTCGCGGCCGTCCTGGGCAGTGCGGCCGAGCTTGATTTTTCCGTCCGTGACGACGTAAACACGGTCTCCTTCGTCGCCTTCACGGAACAACACCTCACTGCGGTCGAGGTGCACCTCCACCATCGAGGCTCGCAGTGCCGCAGCGGCCTCATCGTTCAACTCCCGGAACAACGGTGCGCTGCGCATCGCCTCGTCAACCACTACCTGGCTCCTTCTGATCAGCTGTGCCGGCTCTACTCTGCCGCCCGATTGCCTCGGCGCCGGACGTCGGCAACGTGTTTCGTCTCACGTTCTAACCTCAACTATTGTGCCCGGAGACCATCATGACCCATTATTTGGCCCCACGTGTGTCGCTTGGGCGACACGAAAGCAGGACCCTGGCACGCAGGGAAGTCCACGCCCGGGGCATGACGAACATAAGGTGAGCGTGTGTCTCTCGACCCCGCTGAGTCGCGGCTGGCGCTCGTGCGCCGCGCCCGAAAGATCAATCGTGAGCTGGCGCTGCTTTACCCCGAAGCGCACTGCGAACTCGATTTCACCAATCCGTTCGAGCTACTGGTCGCCACCGTCCTTTCCGCGCAGACCACCGACGTCCGGGTCAACTCGGTCACCCCGTCGCTGTTCGCCGCTTACCCTGACGCGCCCTCGCTCGCCGCGGCCGATCCCGCGCATGTGGAGGAACTGATCCAGCCCACCGGCTTCTTCCGTGCCAAGACCAAGTCCATCATGGGGCTGTCCCAAGCCCTGACCGACCGGTTCGGCGGTGAGGTCCCTGGCACGCTCACCGACCTGGTCACGCTGCCGGGGGTAGGGCGCAAGACCGCCAACGTCGTCCTGGGCAACGCCTTCGGCGTTCCCGGACTCACCGTGGACACACACTTCAACCGGCTGGTGCGGCGCTGGAAGTGGACCGACAAGACCGACGCCGACCACATCGAGGCCGACATCGCCGCGTTGTTCCCCAAGCAAGACTGGACCATGCTGTCGCACCGGGTCATCTGGCACGGCAGACGGCGCTGCCACGCCCGCCGCCCGGCTTGTGGCGCCTGCCCGCTCGAACGCCTCTGCCCGGCCTACGGTGAAGGCCCGACCGACCCTGTCGCGGCGGCCAAGCTGGTCCGGGACGGCCCCCGCGGATGAGCGTGCCAGCATGGCTCCGCAAGATCACTGACGCCGTCGCCGACACCCCGGCGGAGCATCTCTCCGTGTTCACGCCACCGGCCGACGGGACGGCCCGACCGGCGTCCATCCTCATGCTGTTCGGCGAGAGCAACGGCCGGCCCGATGTCCTGCTCACCCAACGGGCCAGCAGTCTGCGCAGTCATGCCGGGCAGGTCTCATTTCCCGGCGGCACCATCGACCCCGAGGACGACGGCCCGGTCGACGCGGCCTTACGGGAGGGTGCCGAAGAAACCGGTTTGGACCCCGCCGGCGTCGACGTTCTGCTGGTTCTGCCCACATTGTGGATCCCGGTCACGAACTACGCCGTCGCTCCAGTCCTCGCCTGGTGGCGTGAGCCGTCACCCGTCGGCGTCGTCGACGCCAGCGAGGTCGAGTCGGTTCACCGGATACCACTGGACCACCTGCTCGATCCGGCCAATAGGCTGCAGGTTCGGCATCCGAGCGGCATTACCGGCCCGGCCTTCCGCGTCGCGGATCTGTTGGTGTGGGGGTTCACCGCCGGCTTGCTGGCACGATTGTTCGATATTTCCGGAATCGACAAACCGTGGGATCGTACCCGGGTGGAGGAACTCAGTGGCTACGCAGCGGGACTATGACAAGTCGCGCGGAATGCGTAGTGCACGCCTGAAGGGAGCTTCGAGTCAGTGATCCTGGGGTTGAACGCTGTCGACTTCATCATCATCGCGCTGGCGGTCGTGGTCGGTTACACCGGTTGGGTCCATGGATTCGTCGTCGGTCTGCTGTCCTTCGCCGGATTCGTCGGTGGCGCCGTAGCGGGATTGCTCCTGGTACCGCTGGTCCTCGGTGGCTTCGAGCCCGGCCTGGGCGTGTCCGTACTGGCCGTCCTGCTCGTTCTCGGCATCGCATCCATCGGACAGGGGCTGTTGTCGTGGGCCGGCGGCTGGGTGCGATCGAAGGTCTCGGCCAGGCCCGCTCGCCATGTCGATGCCGGCGGTGGCGCCGTCCTGGCGATCGTCGGGCTGCTGCTCGCTGCCTGGGCGTGCGGTTTGGCCATCTCCACGGCGGCTATCCCGCACGCCTCAAAGGCCGTCCGTGAGTCCGCGATCCTGCGGACCGTCCACGATGTCGTACCGGTCTCGCCCGATCGCCTACGTGAGGCTTTCCGGGACGTGGTGATCGCCGGCGGGTTCCCTGAGGTGGTGGCTCCGTGGGTGGCAGAGCCGATCCAGGAGGTCGAGCCGCCGTCCGGCATCTTGCACCGCGACCCGGAGATCCGCGCAGCGACCGCCAGCGTCCTCAAGATCACCGGCCGGGCACCGGCATGCTCGCGGGTTCTCGAAGGCACCGGGTTCGTCATCAGCCCGGAACGAGTCATGACCAACGCGCACGTCGTGGCCGGCGTCTCCGAACCGGTCGTCACCTTCCCTGACGGGGACCCGATGGCCGCTGAGGTCGTCTTGTTCGACCCCGACACCGACCTCGCTGTGCTGGCCGTGCCAGACCTGCCTCTAGATTCACTCGAGCTTGCCGAAGAACCGCCCTCCAACGGCGACGACGCCGCCGTGATCGGCTTCCCGGGCCGCGACCCGCTGACCGTCAGCCCGGCCCGGATCCGCGGGCAGCACGAGCTGCTCGGGCGCGACATCTACGGCGACGACACCGTCAGCCGGGATGTGCTCGCCCTGCGGGGAAGCATCC carries:
- the nth gene encoding endonuclease III, translated to MSLDPAESRLALVRRARKINRELALLYPEAHCELDFTNPFELLVATVLSAQTTDVRVNSVTPSLFAAYPDAPSLAAADPAHVEELIQPTGFFRAKTKSIMGLSQALTDRFGGEVPGTLTDLVTLPGVGRKTANVVLGNAFGVPGLTVDTHFNRLVRRWKWTDKTDADHIEADIAALFPKQDWTMLSHRVIWHGRRRCHARRPACGACPLERLCPAYGEGPTDPVAAAKLVRDGPRG
- a CDS encoding Crp/Fnr family transcriptional regulator — its product is MRSAPLFRELNDEAAAALRASMVEVHLDRSEVLFREGDEGDRVYVVTDGKIKLGRTAQDGRENLLALLGPGQMFGELSLFDPGPRSATATAVTETSLLGLGHADLIPLLSGRPEVARGLLLQLASRLRRSNDTLADLVFSDVPGRVAKQLLDLSTRFGVPSDEGVRVVHDLTQEELAQLVGASRETVNKALADFVGRGWLRLEQRSVVLLDVERIRRRAR
- a CDS encoding MarP family serine protease; translation: MILGLNAVDFIIIALAVVVGYTGWVHGFVVGLLSFAGFVGGAVAGLLLVPLVLGGFEPGLGVSVLAVLLVLGIASIGQGLLSWAGGWVRSKVSARPARHVDAGGGAVLAIVGLLLAAWACGLAISTAAIPHASKAVRESAILRTVHDVVPVSPDRLREAFRDVVIAGGFPEVVAPWVAEPIQEVEPPSGILHRDPEIRAATASVLKITGRAPACSRVLEGTGFVISPERVMTNAHVVAGVSEPVVTFPDGDPMAAEVVLFDPDTDLAVLAVPDLPLDSLELAEEPPSNGDDAAVIGFPGRDPLTVSPARIRGQHELLGRDIYGDDTVSRDVLALRGSIRPGNSGGPLVSEDGTVYGVIFAASLTDPNTGYALNLGEIEQFAEAAPDATEAVSTGPCA
- a CDS encoding NUDIX hydrolase, translated to MIPAQRLPAGAAAEARAFAAGSHHVAPARPASTVVLVRDGDAGIEVYVHQRHPGMAFAGGMVAFPGGSVDPADLEPTGAVDARIWAQRLGTTETAALGFVRAALRETEEETGLRLDAADLVPWAHWITPRFQPRRFDTWFFLARVPAEQQPQDVSGEATAVAWVAARTAIDKAATDEWTMLPPTRAIFEELSAFASVDDLPTDERAIEAITPGWLDLGDSVIALLPDDPRYPGDDPGESERP
- the nhaA gene encoding Na+/H+ antiporter NhaA — its product is MNEHRQRWSAAGSERRRAEEAGIWRSGPVWMASDRTLARLVGRPVAAFLRVEAAGGILLLIAAVTALVWANSAWSEAYEQLWTTEFTLRLGTFELSEDLRHWVNDALMALFFFVVGLEIKYELTCGELRDPRSAAVPIVAAFGGMAVPAAIYTAFNFGGAGAHGWGIPMATDIAFALGVLAVLGRRIPSSARVFLLTLAIVDDIGAISVIALFYTDELSLPWLGLALLGLLAVIALRRVRVWSLYVYILLGLFVWVATFQSGVHATIAGVVLGLLTPAEPLLDQEQARAYARESVPDRLGPEELRRYRFLLGESVSMAERLERALHPWSSYVVLPIFALANAGIDLRGGVLGEAVTSSVTVGVVAGLVLGKTLGVSLTAWIVVRLGWGRLPTGVSWLTMLGLAMVAGIGFTVSLFITGLAFGPGAAIADEAKVGVLAASVIAASLGALFLIFAGKRKN
- a CDS encoding NUDIX hydrolase yields the protein MSVPAWLRKITDAVADTPAEHLSVFTPPADGTARPASILMLFGESNGRPDVLLTQRASSLRSHAGQVSFPGGTIDPEDDGPVDAALREGAEETGLDPAGVDVLLVLPTLWIPVTNYAVAPVLAWWREPSPVGVVDASEVESVHRIPLDHLLDPANRLQVRHPSGITGPAFRVADLLVWGFTAGLLARLFDISGIDKPWDRTRVEELSGYAAGL
- a CDS encoding MBL fold metallo-hydrolase produces the protein MSTADRALLPDWCQLVQAANPGPMTLDGTNTYVLTTEAGNVVVDPGPLIEDHLCAVSGLGPVLFTLLTHHHLDHTEGAAWFHEITGAPVLAQDPRLCIDAHPLTEDGGVLEAPGLELRVLHTPGHTADSICVEVRREQWRGLLSGDTVLGRGTTVVAHPDGQLGAYLASLEKLRTRLDDSYLLLPAHGPVRTNAAAVVGEYIAHRQARLDEVRAALAAGAASARDVVEIVYTDIDRSLLPAAERTVAAALDYLTGTED